A genomic window from Silene latifolia isolate original U9 population chromosome Y, ASM4854445v1, whole genome shotgun sequence includes:
- the LOC141629596 gene encoding uncharacterized protein LOC141629596, with protein sequence MTNDTQKSPSFHPAYSISNIKNFVQITLEAENVHYASWAELFLNTARAFDVLDHIAPPKDVVINKDDQWNRLDAIIKQWIYRTISIDLLHTILEPGSTAQATWNRLKDISNDNRNIRAVMLE encoded by the coding sequence ATGACAAACGACACCCAGAAATCTCCCTCTTTCCACCCAGCATACTCCATCTCAAATATCAAGAATTTCGTCCAAATTACCCTCGAGGCTGAGAATGTTCACTACGCATCATGGGCCGAGCTGTTCCTTAATACTGCTCGCGCTTTCGATGTCCTTGATCACATCGCTCCACCAAAAGACGTTGTGATCAATAAGGATGATCAATGGAACCGTCTTGATGCCATTATTAAACAGTGGATCTATAGAACCATCTCCATCGACCTCCTACACACCATTCTTGAACCTGGCTCAACGGCACAAGCGACTTGGAACCGTCTCAAAGACATATCCAACGACAATCGAAATATTCGTGCCGTCATGCTTGAGTAG